The proteins below come from a single Panulirus ornatus isolate Po-2019 chromosome 15, ASM3632096v1, whole genome shotgun sequence genomic window:
- the LOC139753775 gene encoding UPF0598 protein CG30010 yields MLVNVLSKNSVGISLGCMTRAWQALSRRYTSACNLEYVQGQEPEPRIREYFYYIDHQGMLFLDDSRMKNFTSCFKEKKFLQFFFSRLRFNETGRYPEFPFLSPCGRERNFIRCDDLPLVFTHLVMKDMASGPEEHLAYGNAGDVMTLFFQPSEICMQTETGRVYHPAPERVGGVGLIRSQLSIHLSTHFIFRNGEEKPPTHITWRDQEIELTQNLVPTLQKLEDVRKYSLGILEDTT; encoded by the exons atgttgGTGAATGTGTTATCAAAGAATAGTGTAGGAATTTCTTTAGGATGTATGACTCGTGCATGGCAAGCGCTATCGAGGCGCTACACAAGTGCATGCAACTTAGAGTATGTGCAGGGTCAGGAGCCAGAACCCAGAATCAgggaatatttttattatatcgACCATCAAGGCATG TTGTTCTTGGATGATTCAAGAATGAAGAACTTTACTTCATGCTTCAAGG AGAAGAAGTTCTTGCAGTTTTTCTTCAGTCGACTTCGATTTAATGAAACTGGCCGATATCCAGAGTTTCCATTTTTGTCTCCATGTGGTCGAGAGAGGAACTTTATTAGATGTGATGATCTCCCATTGGTTTTCACACACTTG GTAATGAAAGATATGGCCTCTGGACCAGAAGAGCATCTGGCATATGGCAACGCAGGGGACGTAATGACTCTCTTCTTCCAGCCATCTGAAATATGCATGCAGACTGAAACAGGGCGGGTATATCACCCAGCTCCAGAACGTGTTGGAGGTGTGGGACTCATCAGATCACAGTTATCCATTCACCTTTCAACACACTTTATTtttagaaatggtgaagaaaaaCCTCCCACTCACATAACCTGGAGGGACCAGGAAATAGAGTTAACCCAGAATTTAGTACCAACACTGCAGAAATTAGAAGATGTCAGAAAATATAGTTTAGGAATTTTGGAAGATACAACATAA